Proteins from a single region of Dyadobacter fanqingshengii:
- a CDS encoding hybrid sensor histidine kinase/response regulator transcription factor, protein MRSEILLTFRLVCLVIACCAATLAAWAQPAEPKFTSLTSTDGLSSNTVTAILKDQYGFMWFGTDDGLSRFDGTDVMVYRHNKQDSTSLKSNDISCLHQDRKGRIWVGTIEGGLHLYNRRKDSFESFPSPHSVTSITSDATGKLWVGTTAGLINVDPESHQISTFASRPNMPDQISKGMILSIVIANKKRVWIGARNGLFKIDPDDKSEEYINYLQSLPDEAGARTVKSIVEDREGNIWAGTFSGVFKLNADGQILKHFKYEPNDKNSLSTNMVFAVTFENDRHLWICTDAGLNRLDTQNGNITRYGPDARTQFSLSNKSVRSILFDNQGICWLGTYKGGVNKYDKNLAIFGLKRSDVNDPYGLSAPFVTSFAQTESGELFVGTDGGGLNLYNRQTNLFKKFPINPKNKNAASGLAILTLELGAANELWIGTFQDGLFQFNPKTGSYTQYLRGKDSSTLSNNEIFCLEKDKSGKLWVGTNGGGVNLFDPATKSFTRLHDAGVPAFQRTIPLNGYIRDMHIDNKGKLWIASHGTGIAVFDPITRKSVLLDRQSSDLPGNIVFSLLEDKKGNIWAGTSGEGLALYNPRTKKFITYGAKEGLASNIINKVLEDAQGRIWVSTNQGISYFDLKNKKFINYTSYNGIQDRTFVLGSGIRTADNTLFFGGIAGFNYIDTRSLPNSKRIPPVILKDLKIGNRSITPADSNFIDAHIAVAKTISLDYKQNFSIGFAALDYTNPKQMHYRHRLVGMQSEWNETGLTNFASYTNLSPGEYVFEVQASGDGINWSPQTKSVAVIVKPPFYLTIYAYIFYILTPFAVVYYMRRRGIQKLQRQFKEQQQRTEVERAQELDRMKIKFLTNLSHEFRTPISLILAPVDNLLVKTKSTELHPPVNAIKRNAKRLLNLVDQLLDFKNMQEQEVKLDLKRRDIILFIKDTCDQFSDLSIRKGILFKIESSLDQLAMDFDADKLERVLFNLLSNAFKFTPKGGEVALHVWQQMDLEGKHWLQINISDNGIGIAEDQHEKIFDRFFQSDTDLTVLNQGSGIGLSIVREFVQLHQGKISVNSQPGAGSTFTVELPVAEPLLPVVEQPATAPKTLTDTENGFARSEKANLGDPSNVLIIEDNDEFRHYLKESLMPFYQVIEASSGKEGWQKTLSHHPELIVSDVAMPEMDGIALSQKIKSDKRTKHIPIILLTASTGEQQQLEGLNSGANDYLTKPFNFDILNAKINNLILLNRLLKGVYSRHIQVSGQAPQMESSQEKLLKDMLSYIEENLHTSQLSVENLSKHVGMSRGTLYSKVLEMSGQTPIEFIRSIKLEKAALLLESSDLSVSQISYMTGFTAPNYFAKSFKAKFNMLPTAYKARKSKTP, encoded by the coding sequence ATGCGTTCAGAGATTTTGCTCACATTCCGTTTAGTCTGCCTGGTGATTGCATGCTGTGCAGCGACATTGGCTGCATGGGCGCAGCCTGCTGAACCCAAATTCACATCGCTGACCTCAACGGACGGACTGTCGTCCAACACGGTGACTGCGATTTTGAAAGATCAGTACGGATTCATGTGGTTTGGAACGGACGATGGATTGAGCAGGTTTGATGGCACAGATGTGATGGTGTACCGTCACAATAAGCAGGATTCCACCTCGCTAAAATCCAATGACATTTCCTGCTTGCATCAGGATCGCAAAGGACGGATCTGGGTCGGCACAATCGAAGGCGGGCTGCACCTTTATAACCGAAGAAAAGATTCTTTTGAAAGCTTTCCCAGCCCGCACAGCGTGACCAGCATTACGAGCGATGCCACGGGAAAACTCTGGGTTGGGACAACAGCGGGGTTAATCAATGTAGACCCGGAAAGCCATCAGATCAGCACATTTGCATCCAGACCCAACATGCCTGATCAGATTTCAAAAGGAATGATCCTGAGCATTGTGATAGCTAACAAAAAAAGGGTTTGGATCGGAGCCAGAAACGGGCTGTTCAAAATTGATCCGGACGATAAAAGTGAAGAATATATCAATTACCTGCAATCGTTGCCCGACGAAGCGGGTGCACGAACTGTAAAGTCCATAGTGGAAGACCGCGAAGGGAACATTTGGGCTGGCACATTCAGCGGGGTGTTCAAGTTGAATGCAGATGGACAGATCCTCAAACATTTTAAATATGAACCCAATGACAAGAATTCCCTAAGCACCAATATGGTGTTTGCGGTTACCTTCGAAAATGACCGGCACTTGTGGATTTGTACTGATGCGGGCCTAAACAGGCTCGATACCCAAAACGGCAACATTACGCGCTACGGCCCGGATGCACGGACGCAGTTTAGTTTAAGCAACAAATCGGTGCGGAGCATCCTGTTTGATAATCAAGGCATTTGCTGGCTCGGCACTTACAAGGGCGGCGTCAATAAGTATGATAAAAATCTGGCGATTTTCGGCTTGAAGCGGTCGGATGTGAATGATCCTTACGGTTTGAGCGCACCATTTGTTACGTCTTTTGCCCAAACAGAATCAGGCGAGTTGTTTGTGGGCACAGACGGCGGAGGGCTGAACTTGTACAACCGGCAAACCAATCTCTTCAAGAAGTTTCCCATTAATCCAAAAAATAAAAATGCAGCATCCGGGCTCGCAATTCTGACCTTGGAACTGGGTGCTGCGAACGAGTTATGGATCGGGACATTTCAGGACGGGCTTTTTCAGTTCAATCCCAAAACGGGCAGCTATACGCAATATTTGAGAGGAAAAGATTCTTCAACCCTGAGCAACAACGAGATTTTTTGTTTGGAGAAAGATAAATCGGGCAAGTTATGGGTGGGGACCAATGGCGGCGGTGTGAACTTGTTTGATCCTGCAACCAAAAGCTTCACCAGACTCCACGACGCGGGTGTTCCGGCTTTTCAGCGAACCATTCCACTCAATGGTTACATCCGGGATATGCACATCGATAACAAAGGAAAACTTTGGATCGCTTCGCATGGGACCGGCATCGCGGTTTTTGATCCGATAACACGAAAATCAGTGCTGCTCGACCGGCAAAGCAGTGATCTGCCCGGGAACATTGTTTTTTCCCTTTTGGAAGACAAGAAAGGCAATATCTGGGCCGGAACGTCCGGTGAAGGATTGGCATTGTACAATCCGCGCACTAAAAAATTTATCACTTACGGAGCAAAGGAAGGACTGGCCAGCAATATTATAAACAAAGTTCTTGAAGATGCGCAAGGGCGGATTTGGGTGAGTACCAATCAGGGGATCAGCTATTTTGATCTGAAAAATAAAAAATTCATTAACTACACTTCTTATAATGGCATTCAGGACAGAACGTTTGTGCTTGGCTCGGGCATCCGCACTGCCGATAACACGCTTTTTTTCGGTGGCATTGCGGGATTCAACTATATTGACACACGCAGTTTGCCGAATAGCAAGCGCATTCCACCTGTTATTTTAAAAGATCTGAAAATTGGTAACCGCAGCATTACACCTGCGGATTCCAACTTTATTGACGCGCATATTGCTGTTGCCAAGACGATCAGCCTGGATTACAAACAGAATTTTTCGATTGGCTTTGCCGCGCTGGATTATACAAATCCGAAACAAATGCATTATCGGCACCGGTTGGTGGGCATGCAATCTGAATGGAACGAAACGGGGCTTACCAACTTTGCCAGTTACACCAATTTGAGCCCGGGCGAATATGTTTTTGAAGTGCAGGCCAGTGGAGACGGCATTAACTGGAGCCCGCAAACGAAGTCGGTGGCTGTCATCGTCAAACCGCCATTTTATCTGACCATTTACGCATACATTTTTTACATTCTCACGCCATTTGCGGTTGTATACTATATGCGGCGCCGCGGGATTCAGAAGCTGCAAAGACAATTCAAAGAGCAGCAACAGCGCACAGAAGTGGAGCGGGCACAGGAACTGGACAGGATGAAAATCAAATTTTTAACCAATTTGAGTCACGAGTTCAGGACGCCCATATCCTTGATTTTGGCTCCCGTTGACAACTTACTCGTCAAAACCAAATCCACTGAGCTGCACCCGCCGGTGAATGCCATTAAACGCAATGCAAAACGACTGCTTAACCTCGTAGACCAGTTGCTGGATTTTAAAAATATGCAGGAACAGGAAGTGAAGCTGGATTTAAAACGGCGGGATATTATTTTGTTTATCAAAGACACTTGCGACCAGTTCAGCGACCTTTCCATCCGAAAAGGAATTCTGTTTAAAATTGAAAGCTCGCTCGATCAGCTTGCCATGGACTTTGACGCGGATAAGCTCGAACGGGTTTTGTTCAATTTGCTATCCAATGCATTTAAATTTACCCCAAAGGGCGGCGAGGTGGCTTTGCATGTATGGCAGCAAATGGATTTGGAGGGAAAACATTGGCTTCAAATCAACATTTCGGACAACGGAATTGGCATTGCGGAAGACCAGCATGAGAAAATTTTCGACCGGTTTTTCCAAAGCGATACAGACCTGACCGTCCTGAACCAGGGCAGTGGCATCGGCTTATCGATTGTACGCGAGTTTGTTCAGTTGCATCAGGGAAAAATAAGTGTCAACAGTCAGCCTGGCGCGGGCAGCACTTTTACGGTGGAGCTTCCTGTTGCGGAGCCACTTCTTCCAGTGGTTGAGCAACCTGCAACAGCGCCTAAGACGCTTACTGATACGGAAAATGGCTTTGCGAGATCGGAAAAGGCCAATTTGGGAGATCCGTCCAATGTGCTGATCATTGAGGACAATGATGAATTCAGGCATTATCTGAAAGAAAGCCTGATGCCGTTTTATCAAGTCATTGAAGCCAGTAGTGGGAAAGAAGGCTGGCAAAAAACGCTGAGCCATCATCCTGAACTCATTGTAAGTGATGTGGCCATGCCCGAAATGGACGGCATTGCATTGAGCCAGAAAATCAAATCAGACAAACGCACCAAACACATTCCGATCATTTTGCTGACCGCCTCCACCGGCGAGCAGCAACAACTCGAAGGCCTCAACTCAGGAGCCAATGATTATTTGACCAAACCATTTAACTTCGACATTCTGAATGCTAAAATTAACAATCTGATTCTGCTAAACCGTTTGTTAAAAGGCGTGTACTCCCGTCATATCCAGGTTTCGGGCCAGGCTCCGCAAATGGAATCCAGCCAGGAAAAATTGTTGAAAGACATGCTATCCTACATTGAAGAAAACCTGCACACATCCCAGCTAAGTGTTGAAAATCTCAGCAAGCACGTAGGCATGAGCCGGGGAACATTATATAGCAAAGTCCTAGAAATGAGCGGACAAACGCCCATTGAATTTATCCGTTCCATTAAACTTGAAAAGGCAGCATTGCTATTGGAAAGCAGTGATCTGAGCGTTTCGCAAATCTCTTATATGACCGGATTTACAGCACCCAATTATTTCGCAAAGTCTTTTAAAGCCAAGTTCAACATGCTTCCGACAGCGTATAAGGCCCGGAAAAGCAAGACACCATGA